One window from the genome of Pseudomonas fluorescens encodes:
- a CDS encoding lysylphosphatidylglycerol synthase transmembrane domain-containing protein has protein sequence MKRLIWLGAALLTALLVPLLVGGGEMWSRLQRFPLSLLLTMLGMIVLCWGLNSVRLRLLLGEYRGRIGGWKSMGVVMSTEFAMCATPGGSGGPLTLMALLARNGVRPAHGSAVFAMDQLSDLLFFLCALVGILFYALFQNLSQRLEWMLALSAISLFGGLFGCVLVARYHRRLILLGARVLRHLRVKTATRRRWGRKILNFLAAFTDTLKLPRQTLFQVFGLTCLHWALRYSVLYLALKGLGADLQWAWSFLIQMLSLSAGQFSLLPGGAGAAELTSAALLAPMVGKSTAAAAILIWRAVTYYFYLVAGGPVFFLMVGRPLIKKLIRLRQA, from the coding sequence ATGAAACGGTTGATCTGGCTGGGTGCCGCCCTGCTCACGGCGCTGTTGGTGCCGCTGCTGGTCGGCGGCGGGGAAATGTGGTCGCGGCTGCAGCGCTTTCCCCTGTCCCTGCTGCTGACCATGCTCGGCATGATCGTGCTGTGCTGGGGCTTGAATTCCGTGCGCCTGCGCCTGCTGCTGGGTGAATACCGTGGGCGCATCGGCGGGTGGAAAAGCATGGGCGTGGTGATGTCCACCGAGTTCGCCATGTGTGCGACGCCCGGAGGCAGTGGCGGCCCGCTGACGCTGATGGCCCTGCTGGCGCGCAACGGTGTACGCCCGGCCCATGGCAGCGCGGTGTTCGCCATGGATCAACTGAGCGACTTGCTGTTCTTCCTCTGCGCCTTGGTGGGCATTCTGTTCTACGCGCTGTTCCAGAACCTCAGCCAGCGCCTGGAATGGATGCTGGCGTTGAGCGCGATTTCATTGTTTGGCGGGCTGTTCGGCTGCGTGCTGGTGGCCCGATATCACCGTCGGCTGATTCTGCTGGGCGCTCGTGTGCTGCGGCACTTGCGGGTAAAGACCGCCACCCGCCGACGCTGGGGCCGCAAGATCCTGAACTTCCTCGCGGCCTTCACCGACACCTTGAAATTGCCACGACAGACGCTGTTCCAGGTCTTCGGCCTGACCTGCCTGCATTGGGCGCTGCGCTACAGCGTGTTGTACCTGGCATTGAAGGGGCTGGGTGCGGACCTGCAGTGGGCCTGGAGTTTCCTGATCCAGATGCTGTCCTTGAGCGCGGGACAGTTCAGCCTGCTGCCGGGCGGTGCCGGGGCGGCCGAGCTGACTTCGGCGGCGCTGTTGGCCCCCATGGTGGGCAAGTCCACCGCAGCGGCGGCGATCCTGATCTGGCGGGCGGTGACCTACTACTTTTATTTGGTGGCCGGTGGGCCGGTGTTCTTCCTGATGGTCGGGCGGCCGTTGATCAAGAAGCTGATCAGGCTCAGGCAAGCCTGA
- a CDS encoding DUF2334 domain-containing protein yields the protein MSSSPSVLLVLHDVAPQTWPDYQPFVEAVDALGQVPMTWLVVPDFHRTNALEAHPDFRRLLDRRVERGDELVLHGYYHCDDGPVARHPKEWFMRRVYTHEGEFYNLSEAAALARLRAGIDTFERYHWPLEGFVAPAWLMSEGTRQALRQLPLSYTSDTQHLYRLPDFSTIDAPGLVWSARSAWRRGLSKVISDQREQRWRQAPVIRLGLHPVDMRHGFSRDYWLRTLERLLNDGRVPMTKVGWLATQGLRARSAA from the coding sequence ATGAGTTCTTCGCCCAGCGTGCTCTTGGTGTTGCACGACGTGGCACCGCAAACCTGGCCTGACTACCAGCCCTTCGTCGAAGCCGTGGATGCCCTCGGCCAGGTGCCGATGACCTGGCTGGTGGTGCCGGACTTTCACCGTACCAATGCCTTGGAGGCTCACCCGGACTTTCGCCGCCTGCTCGACCGCCGGGTCGAGCGCGGCGACGAGTTGGTGCTGCATGGCTACTACCATTGCGACGACGGCCCTGTCGCCCGCCACCCCAAGGAGTGGTTCATGCGCCGGGTCTACACCCATGAGGGGGAGTTCTACAATCTGTCCGAGGCCGCCGCCCTCGCCCGCCTGCGCGCCGGGATCGACACCTTTGAGCGCTACCATTGGCCCCTGGAAGGTTTCGTCGCCCCGGCCTGGCTGATGAGCGAAGGCACGCGCCAGGCCTTGCGCCAGTTACCGCTGAGCTACACCAGTGACACCCAACACCTTTATCGCCTGCCCGACTTCAGTACCATCGACGCTCCGGGCCTGGTCTGGAGTGCCCGCAGTGCCTGGCGTCGTGGCCTGTCGAAAGTCATCAGCGACCAGCGTGAACAGCGCTGGCGCCAGGCCCCGGTGATTCGCCTGGGCCTGCACCCGGTGGACATGCGCCACGGGTTTTCCCGGGACTATTGGCTGCGCACCCTCGAACGCCTGCTCAACGACGGTCGCGTGCCGATGACCAAGGTCGGCTGGCTGGCAACCCAGGGGCTGCGGGCCCGCAGCGCCGCATGA
- a CDS encoding glycosyltransferase family 4 protein, with protein sequence MFYAPASGGVRTYLDAKHRRLGDRPGIRHSLLIPGAHLSEHDGIYKVPAPALPFGKGYRFPLRLAPWRNVLRDLQPDLIEVGDPYLTAWAALDARRQLDVPVIGFYHSDLPLLVSNRMGNWFTPNIEAYVSKLYGNFDRVLAPSQVMADKLTGLGVKNVYVQPLGVDLQTFTPAARDPGLRAELGIAEDTRLLIFAGRGSKEKNLPVLLKCMKRLGERYHLLLVGSSMPAVVPDNVTVVDEFCPAPQVARLMASADALVHAGDQETFGLVILEAMASGIPVVAVAAGAFTEIVHEDCGLLCTPNNPQAMANAVRQLFSEGCQRRGLLARRHVERHYAWDTVVNSLLGHYYAVLGGQMPLLANG encoded by the coding sequence ATGTTCTACGCCCCCGCCAGCGGAGGCGTGCGCACTTATCTGGATGCCAAGCACCGGCGCCTGGGCGATCGGCCCGGTATTCGCCACAGCCTGTTGATCCCCGGCGCGCATTTGAGCGAGCACGACGGAATCTACAAGGTGCCAGCCCCTGCGCTGCCGTTCGGCAAGGGCTATCGCTTCCCCCTTCGCCTGGCGCCCTGGCGCAATGTCCTGCGCGATCTGCAACCGGATCTGATCGAGGTCGGCGATCCGTACCTCACCGCCTGGGCCGCATTGGATGCCCGCCGTCAGCTCGACGTGCCCGTCATCGGTTTCTATCACTCCGACCTGCCGCTGCTGGTGAGCAACCGCATGGGCAACTGGTTCACCCCCAATATCGAAGCCTATGTCAGCAAGTTGTACGGCAATTTCGACCGGGTCCTGGCGCCAAGCCAGGTCATGGCCGACAAGCTGACCGGCCTGGGGGTCAAGAACGTCTATGTGCAACCCTTGGGCGTTGACCTGCAAACCTTCACCCCCGCCGCCCGCGACCCAGGACTGCGGGCCGAGCTGGGTATCGCCGAAGACACGCGCCTGCTGATTTTCGCCGGTCGCGGTTCCAAGGAAAAAAACCTGCCGGTGCTGCTCAAGTGCATGAAACGCCTGGGCGAGCGCTATCACCTGCTGTTGGTGGGTTCGTCGATGCCCGCCGTGGTGCCGGACAACGTCACGGTGGTCGACGAATTCTGCCCGGCGCCGCAAGTCGCCCGTCTCATGGCCAGCGCCGATGCCCTGGTGCACGCCGGCGACCAGGAGACCTTCGGCCTGGTGATCCTCGAAGCCATGGCCAGCGGCATTCCCGTGGTGGCGGTGGCGGCCGGGGCTTTCACCGAAATTGTCCACGAGGACTGCGGCCTGCTGTGCACGCCCAACAATCCGCAGGCCATGGCCAATGCCGTGCGGCAACTGTTCAGCGAAGGCTGCCAACGCCGTGGCCTGCTGGCGCGCCGGCATGTGGAGCGTCATTACGCCTGGGACACCGTGGTCAACAGTTTGCTGGGGCACTATTACGCCGTGCTCGGCGGACAAATGCCGTTGCTGGCCAATGGTTGA
- a CDS encoding helicase HerA-like domain-containing protein: protein MPDSSQLVIGADLSGQPIAQAMRLANRHGLVAGATGTGKTVTLQRLAEMFSDAGVAVFAADIKGDLCGLGAAGNPQGKIAERIAGMPWLNHKPQAYPVTLWDIHGQSGHPLRTTLSEMGPLLIGSLLELTDSQQSALYAAFKVADREGLLLLDLKDLKALLNHLKDNPELLGDDAALMTTGSSQALLRRLSTLEQQGADALFGEPALQLEDILQPASDGRGRIHLLDASRLVHEAPKVYATFLLWLLAELFEQLPERGDADKPLLALFFDEAHLLFAGTPKALQERLEQVVRLIRSKGVGVYFVTQSPGDLPDDVLAQLGLRIQHGLRAFTAKEQKSLRAVADGFRPNPQFDALAVLTELGIGEALVGTLQEKGTPEMVQRVLVAPPQSRIGPLSEAERAGLIASSSLQGRYDKPIDRESAYEVLMGRKGLEPQADAVPGKSADEEPSFTEKAGEFLGTAAGQALKSAMRQAANQLGRQLVRGLMGSLLGGSKRRR, encoded by the coding sequence ATGCCTGACTCATCGCAACTCGTTATCGGTGCCGACCTCAGCGGCCAGCCCATCGCCCAGGCCATGCGCCTGGCGAACCGTCATGGCCTGGTGGCGGGCGCCACCGGGACCGGCAAGACCGTCACCTTGCAGCGCCTGGCCGAAATGTTCAGCGATGCCGGCGTGGCGGTGTTCGCGGCGGATATCAAGGGTGACCTGTGCGGCCTGGGTGCTGCCGGCAACCCCCAGGGCAAGATCGCCGAGCGCATCGCCGGCATGCCCTGGCTCAACCACAAGCCCCAGGCTTATCCGGTGACCTTGTGGGATATCCACGGCCAGTCCGGGCATCCACTGCGCACCACCCTGAGTGAAATGGGCCCGTTGTTGATCGGCAGCCTGCTGGAACTCACGGACAGCCAGCAGTCGGCGCTCTACGCCGCGTTCAAGGTGGCCGACCGTGAAGGCCTGTTGCTGCTGGACCTCAAGGACCTGAAGGCGCTGCTCAATCATCTCAAGGACAACCCCGAGCTGCTGGGGGACGACGCGGCGCTGATGACCACTGGCTCCAGTCAGGCGCTGCTGCGGCGCCTGTCCACTTTGGAGCAGCAGGGCGCGGACGCGTTGTTCGGCGAGCCGGCGTTGCAGCTCGAAGACATCCTGCAACCGGCCAGCGATGGCCGTGGCCGCATCCACTTGCTCGACGCCAGCCGCCTGGTCCACGAAGCGCCGAAGGTCTACGCGACGTTCCTGCTGTGGCTGCTGGCCGAGCTGTTCGAACAGTTGCCCGAGCGCGGCGATGCGGACAAGCCGCTGCTGGCGCTGTTCTTCGATGAGGCGCACTTGCTCTTTGCCGGTACGCCCAAGGCTTTGCAGGAGCGCCTGGAGCAAGTGGTGCGGCTGATCCGTTCCAAGGGCGTGGGGGTGTATTTCGTGACCCAGTCGCCGGGTGACTTGCCGGACGATGTGCTCGCTCAGTTAGGGTTGCGTATCCAGCACGGCTTGCGGGCCTTCACGGCCAAGGAACAGAAATCCCTGCGGGCGGTGGCCGACGGTTTCCGGCCCAACCCGCAGTTCGATGCCCTGGCGGTGCTGACCGAGCTGGGCATCGGTGAAGCCCTGGTGGGCACCTTGCAGGAAAAAGGCACGCCGGAAATGGTCCAGCGCGTGCTGGTGGCGCCCCCGCAATCGCGCATCGGGCCGCTGAGCGAGGCCGAGCGTGCCGGGTTGATCGCCAGTTCGTCGCTGCAGGGGCGCTACGACAAGCCCATTGATCGCGAATCGGCCTACGAAGTGCTGATGGGACGCAAGGGGCTGGAGCCCCAGGCCGACGCGGTGCCGGGCAAGTCCGCGGACGAAGAACCCAGCTTCACCGAAAAGGCCGGCGAGTTCCTCGGCACGGCAGCCGGCCAGGCGCTCAAATCGGCGATGCGCCAGGCGGCCAATCAACTGGGCCGGCAATTGGTGCGCGGATTGATGGGGTCGTTGCTGGGGGGCAGCAAGCGGCGCCGGTAG
- a CDS encoding DUF721 domain-containing protein — MAFRPLPAKAPAVLLREAKPLKAIFGHAKRLGHLQRLLDSQLQPAAREHCHVASWREGSLLLIVTDGHWATRLRYQQKRLLRQLQAFEEFANLTRILFKVQPPTVQVGAKGHTLDLSTDAAATIQATADGITDPNLRAALERLAAHARPKD, encoded by the coding sequence ATGGCCTTCCGCCCTCTTCCAGCCAAGGCGCCCGCCGTTCTGCTGCGCGAAGCCAAGCCGCTGAAAGCCATCTTCGGCCACGCCAAACGCCTGGGCCACTTGCAGCGCCTGCTGGACAGCCAGTTGCAACCGGCCGCGCGCGAGCATTGCCACGTGGCGTCCTGGCGCGAAGGCAGCCTGCTGTTGATCGTCACCGACGGCCACTGGGCCACGCGCCTGCGCTACCAGCAAAAACGCCTGCTGCGCCAACTCCAGGCGTTCGAAGAATTCGCCAACCTGACGCGGATCCTGTTCAAGGTGCAGCCACCCACCGTCCAGGTCGGCGCCAAGGGCCACACGCTGGATCTGTCCACCGACGCCGCGGCAACCATCCAGGCCACCGCCGACGGCATCACCGATCCCAACCTGCGGGCGGCGCTGGAGCGCTTGGCGGCGCATGCGCGGCCCAAGGATTGA